A single genomic interval of Nonomuraea rubra harbors:
- a CDS encoding FAD-dependent oxidoreductase: MTDPRPHNVLVIGGGASGNAVTVLLRRAGTTVDLIEAQPDWNVLGSGITLQGNALRVLRELGVWDKVQETGYAFDSVGLAAPDGTVFHVQQGIRTGGEDLPATAGMQRAQLQEILCEAVRASGASVRLGTIANELTQDGTGVAVRFSDGTEGRYDLVIAADGVNSTTRAMIGISDKPEPTGMAIWRVATHRPEGVERSDLSYGGPCYIAGYCPTSQNTMYAYLVEANRDRTAIAPASYAEEMRRLAAGYGGVWPEIAASITDPAKVNYTWFTRLLVEGSWHRGRVVLIGDAAHACPPTLAQGAAMSLEDASVLAEMLSEEQDWSSLDALLTGFYERRIDRVRTVVEASVQLGQWQLDGVRNADMPGLMYRTMSVIKETP; this comes from the coding sequence ATGACAGATCCCCGTCCTCACAACGTCCTCGTCATCGGCGGTGGCGCGTCCGGCAACGCCGTGACCGTGCTGCTGAGGCGGGCGGGCACCACCGTGGACCTGATCGAGGCCCAGCCCGACTGGAACGTCCTCGGCTCCGGTATCACCCTCCAGGGCAACGCGCTGCGCGTCCTGCGCGAACTGGGTGTGTGGGACAAGGTCCAGGAGACCGGCTACGCCTTCGACTCCGTGGGCCTGGCCGCGCCCGACGGGACGGTGTTCCACGTCCAACAGGGCATCCGCACGGGTGGCGAGGATCTGCCCGCGACCGCCGGCATGCAGCGGGCACAGCTTCAGGAGATCCTGTGCGAGGCCGTCCGCGCCAGCGGCGCGAGCGTGCGCCTCGGGACCATCGCGAACGAGCTGACCCAGGACGGGACCGGTGTCGCCGTCCGCTTCAGCGACGGCACCGAGGGGCGCTACGACCTCGTCATCGCCGCCGACGGCGTCAACTCCACCACCCGCGCCATGATCGGCATCAGCGACAAGCCCGAGCCGACCGGCATGGCCATCTGGCGCGTCGCCACGCACCGCCCCGAGGGCGTGGAGCGCTCCGACCTGAGCTACGGCGGCCCCTGCTACATCGCCGGTTACTGCCCCACCAGCCAGAACACCATGTACGCCTACCTCGTGGAGGCCAACCGCGACCGCACCGCCATCGCCCCTGCCTCCTACGCGGAGGAGATGCGCCGGCTGGCCGCGGGCTACGGCGGCGTGTGGCCGGAGATCGCCGCGAGCATCACCGATCCGGCCAAGGTCAACTACACGTGGTTCACCCGGCTGCTCGTCGAGGGCTCCTGGCACCGCGGCCGGGTCGTCCTGATCGGCGACGCCGCCCACGCCTGTCCCCCCACCCTCGCCCAGGGCGCGGCCATGTCGCTGGAAGACGCCTCCGTGCTGGCCGAGATGCTGAGCGAGGAGCAGGACTGGAGTTCTCTGGACGCCCTGCTGACCGGCTTCTACGAACGCCGGATCGACCGTGTCCGCACGGTGGTCGAGGCCTCGGTGCAACTCGGTCAGTGGCAGCTGGACGGCGTCCGGAACGCCGACATGCCCGGTCTGATGTACCGCACGATGTCCGTCATCAAGGAGACCCCGTGA
- a CDS encoding fumarylacetoacetate hydrolase family protein — translation MTSTAASVPFSGPFAIGTLSTPGGARFPGLVAPDGRVLDLCTALGEPTLTTLVLLERWDEQLPLLRTLVEDPAGDWQPLADLAVHAPLEPRQIFQSGANYRQHVIDLGVAHRAPDDPRTVEEARAEIAAIMDKRAAEDLPYVFIGLPTAISGPYDDVVLPAWAEKPDWELELAAVISRPAYRVTVEQALDHVAGYTIANDLTDRATVFRRDMPPIGTDWLRCKNAPGFTPLGPWIVPAGSVTDPSDLQVTLKLNGKTMQDESTKDMIFDVARIVSYISQTARLLPGDLVLTGSPAGNGIHWGRLLRDGDVMDGSITGLGAQRTRCVAQEAAAVGAPVDPIAVK, via the coding sequence GTGACATCCACAGCCGCGTCAGTGCCCTTCTCCGGCCCGTTCGCCATCGGCACCCTTTCGACTCCGGGCGGGGCGAGGTTCCCTGGCCTGGTGGCGCCGGACGGCCGAGTGCTCGACCTGTGCACGGCACTGGGCGAACCCACGCTGACCACGCTGGTGCTCTTGGAGCGCTGGGACGAGCAGCTGCCACTCCTGCGCACCCTCGTGGAGGACCCGGCGGGCGACTGGCAGCCGCTGGCGGACCTGGCGGTGCACGCGCCCCTCGAGCCCCGGCAAATCTTCCAGTCGGGCGCCAACTACCGGCAGCACGTGATCGACCTGGGGGTCGCGCACCGCGCCCCGGACGACCCGCGCACCGTCGAGGAGGCCCGCGCCGAGATCGCGGCGATCATGGACAAGCGAGCCGCCGAGGACCTCCCGTACGTCTTCATCGGCCTGCCGACCGCGATCAGCGGTCCCTACGACGACGTGGTGCTCCCCGCGTGGGCCGAGAAGCCCGACTGGGAGCTGGAACTGGCCGCGGTGATCTCCCGCCCCGCCTACCGGGTCACCGTGGAGCAAGCCCTGGACCACGTCGCGGGGTACACCATCGCCAATGACCTCACCGACCGGGCGACCGTCTTCCGCCGGGACATGCCCCCCATCGGCACCGACTGGCTGCGCTGCAAGAACGCCCCCGGTTTCACTCCGCTGGGCCCCTGGATCGTCCCGGCAGGCTCCGTCACCGACCCGTCCGACCTGCAGGTCACCCTCAAGCTCAACGGGAAGACCATGCAGGACGAGTCCACCAAGGACATGATCTTCGACGTGGCGCGGATCGTCTCGTACATCTCCCAGACCGCCCGGCTGCTCCCCGGTGACCTGGTTCTGACCGGCAGCCCGGCAGGGAACGGCATCCACTGGGGCCGACTGCTGCGCGACGGCGACGTGATGGACGGCTCGATCACCGGGCTCGGCGCCCAGCGCACCCGCTGTGTCGCGCAGGAAGCGGCAGCCGTCGGCGCGCCGGTCGACCCCATCGCCGTCAAGTAG
- a CDS encoding LysR family transcriptional regulator produces MNLASLDLNLVVALRALLEERSVTKAGRRIGLSQPATSAALARLRRHFDDDLLSRTGGHYELTALGLALLDRTATACDLLERVFTSQANFDPAREEHEFTLIASDYAVAVFGAELARTIHAEAPGIRLRFKQAPTEAIEDTTALLSAVDGLLMPHGIIRGFPTVDLYQDSWVYIVADDNPEVGEQLTLDDLARLPWVTYQRTYDAPAARQIGLLGIAPRVEISVDSFQLMPLLVAGTRRVALIQGRLAERLGGLVPVRVMEPPYDAVPLQEALWWHPAHTHDAAHIWLRETAARVGEAVKADRPTSSGPPIGERVVKRG; encoded by the coding sequence GTGAATCTGGCAAGCCTGGACCTCAACCTCGTCGTCGCCCTGCGCGCCCTGCTGGAGGAGCGCAGCGTCACCAAGGCGGGGCGACGCATCGGGCTCAGCCAGCCCGCCACGAGCGCTGCCCTGGCCCGGCTGCGACGCCATTTCGACGACGACCTGCTCTCCCGGACCGGCGGACACTACGAACTGACCGCCCTCGGCCTGGCTCTCCTCGACCGCACCGCCACCGCCTGCGACCTGCTGGAGCGCGTCTTCACCAGCCAGGCCAACTTCGACCCCGCCCGCGAGGAACACGAGTTCACCCTGATCGCCTCCGACTACGCGGTGGCCGTCTTCGGCGCCGAACTCGCCCGCACCATCCATGCCGAGGCGCCAGGCATCCGGCTCCGGTTCAAACAGGCGCCGACGGAAGCCATCGAGGACACCACGGCGCTGCTGAGTGCCGTCGACGGGCTGCTGATGCCACACGGCATCATTCGCGGCTTCCCCACGGTCGATCTCTACCAGGACAGCTGGGTCTACATCGTCGCCGACGACAATCCCGAGGTCGGTGAGCAGCTCACCCTCGACGACCTGGCCCGGCTACCGTGGGTGACGTACCAGCGCACCTACGACGCCCCCGCCGCTCGCCAGATCGGCTTGCTCGGCATCGCGCCGCGCGTGGAGATCTCCGTGGACAGCTTCCAGTTGATGCCCCTGCTGGTCGCAGGCACCCGCCGGGTGGCCCTCATCCAGGGACGTCTCGCTGAGCGGCTGGGCGGGCTCGTCCCGGTCCGCGTCATGGAACCGCCATACGATGCCGTGCCACTCCAGGAAGCCCTGTGGTGGCACCCGGCGCACACACACGACGCGGCGCACATCTGGCTGCGTGAGACGGCGGCCAGGGTCGGCGAGGCCGTCAAGGCCG